One segment of Sphingomonas qomolangmaensis DNA contains the following:
- the egtD gene encoding L-histidine N(alpha)-methyltransferase: protein MLKPEIEDGQASLADPAFRADVLNGLAARPRAIPARWFYDRRGSELFEHITDLPEYYPTRTEAALLDQAAGALAEAVGPGRAVIEFGSGSSMKTPRLLRAVAPAAYVPIDISGEFLRSSAADLSRQFAGLAVHPVEADFMHPVPLPRAVADLPKLGFFPGSTIGNMTPASATDLLRTMRQSLGQGSMLLIGIDRVKDEAVLIPAYADSAGVTAAFNLNLLERINRELGGTIPIDAFEHQAVWNDDASRIEMHLRATRDVAFTVDGRDFSIAASETIHTENSHKYGERGARVLLRAGGWTPVAEWTDPQGWFALILTEAKPVETAP, encoded by the coding sequence ATGCTGAAACCCGAGATCGAGGACGGTCAGGCGTCGCTGGCGGATCCTGCCTTTCGCGCCGATGTGCTGAATGGCCTGGCGGCGCGGCCGCGCGCGATTCCTGCGCGCTGGTTCTACGACCGGCGCGGCTCGGAGCTGTTCGAGCACATCACCGATCTTCCCGAATATTACCCTACCCGCACCGAAGCCGCGCTGCTCGACCAGGCAGCGGGGGCATTGGCGGAGGCGGTGGGGCCGGGCCGCGCGGTGATCGAGTTCGGATCGGGTTCGTCGATGAAGACCCCGCGGCTGCTGCGCGCGGTCGCGCCCGCCGCCTATGTGCCGATCGATATCTCGGGCGAGTTTCTCAGGTCCTCGGCCGCCGACCTCAGCCGCCAGTTCGCGGGCTTGGCGGTGCATCCGGTCGAGGCCGATTTCATGCACCCGGTGCCGCTGCCCAGGGCGGTGGCCGACCTGCCCAAGCTCGGCTTCTTCCCCGGCTCGACGATCGGCAACATGACCCCCGCCTCGGCAACCGACCTGCTGCGCACGATGCGCCAGTCGCTCGGGCAGGGATCGATGCTGTTGATCGGTATCGACCGGGTGAAGGACGAAGCCGTGCTGATCCCCGCTTATGCGGATTCGGCGGGCGTCACCGCGGCGTTCAACCTGAACCTGCTCGAACGGATCAACCGCGAGCTCGGTGGGACGATCCCGATCGACGCGTTCGAGCATCAGGCGGTGTGGAACGACGATGCCTCGCGGATCGAGATGCACCTGCGCGCGACGCGCGACGTCGCCTTCACCGTTGATGGCCGCGATTTCAGCATCGCGGCGAGCGAGACGATCCATACCGAGAACAGCCACAAATATGGCGAACGCGGCGCGCGCGTGCTGCTGCGCGCGGGCGGCTGGACCCCGGTCGCCGAATGGACCGACCCGCAGGGGTGGTTCGCGCTTATCCTGACCGAGGCGAAGCCCGTGGAGACCGCGCCCTGA
- the egtB gene encoding ergothioneine biosynthesis protein EgtB — protein sequence MQPRRDRAFAPDELAQRFREVRGLSAALVARLSDADATIQSMDDASPAKWHLAHTTWFFETFVLRDHVPGYTLHDARFPFLYNSYYEAEGARHARNRRGMITRPTLDEVLGYRHAVDSALVAAIGDLPKDVLELIELGCNHEQQHQELLLTDILHLFAQNPVEPAIWPAPRKVPVPMPAPIGWIEGAAGIAEIGHAGSDFAFDCEGPRHAALLHPHAIADRTVTNGEWAAFIADGGYLEPRHWLADGWAWVRAEGVEAPLYWQREGEGWTRFGLDGRRAVDPAAPVTHVSFFEADAYAAWAGARLPTEAEWEAAAAAHDPQGGNLLDTAGPVEPRPSTGGPAFFGDVWEWTGSAYRPYPGFQTAEGAVGEYNGKFMSGQFVLRGGSCATPRGHVRASYRNFFYPHQRWQFTGVRLAKDL from the coding sequence ATGCAGCCACGCCGCGATCGTGCCTTTGCCCCCGACGAACTGGCGCAGCGCTTCCGGGAGGTACGCGGCCTGAGCGCGGCGCTCGTCGCGCGGCTTAGCGATGCCGATGCGACGATCCAGTCGATGGACGATGCCTCGCCCGCCAAATGGCATTTGGCGCACACCACCTGGTTCTTCGAAACCTTCGTGTTGCGCGACCACGTGCCCGGCTACACGCTCCACGACGCGCGCTTTCCGTTCCTCTACAACAGCTATTACGAGGCCGAGGGCGCACGCCACGCGCGCAACCGGCGCGGGATGATCACCCGCCCGACGCTCGATGAGGTGCTCGGCTATCGCCACGCGGTCGATAGCGCGCTGGTCGCGGCGATCGGCGATTTGCCCAAGGATGTGCTCGAGCTGATCGAACTCGGCTGCAACCACGAGCAGCAGCACCAGGAACTGCTGCTCACCGACATCCTGCACCTGTTCGCGCAAAACCCGGTCGAGCCCGCGATCTGGCCCGCGCCGCGCAAGGTGCCGGTGCCGATGCCAGCGCCGATCGGCTGGATCGAGGGAGCGGCTGGGATCGCCGAGATCGGCCACGCCGGCAGCGACTTCGCCTTCGATTGCGAAGGGCCGCGCCACGCCGCTCTGCTCCACCCGCACGCCATCGCCGACCGCACGGTCACCAACGGCGAATGGGCAGCGTTCATCGCCGATGGCGGCTATCTTGAGCCGCGCCACTGGCTCGCCGATGGCTGGGCCTGGGTCCGCGCCGAGGGGGTCGAGGCACCGCTCTATTGGCAGCGCGAGGGCGAGGGTTGGACTCGCTTCGGGCTCGATGGCCGCCGCGCGGTCGATCCCGCCGCGCCGGTGACGCATGTCAGCTTCTTCGAGGCCGACGCCTATGCCGCCTGGGCCGGCGCCCGCTTGCCGACCGAGGCCGAATGGGAAGCCGCCGCTGCCGCGCATGATCCGCAAGGTGGCAATCTGCTCGATACCGCCGGCCCGGTCGAGCCGCGCCCGTCGACCGGCGGCCCCGCCTTTTTCGGTGATGTCTGGGAATGGACCGGCAGCGCCTATCGCCCCTACCCGGGGTTCCAGACTGCCGAGGGCGCGGTCGGCGAATATAATGGCAAGTTCATGAGCGGCCAGTTCGTGCTGCGCGGCGGCAGCTGCGCCACCCCGCGCGGGCATGTGCGCGCGAGCTACCGCAACTTCTTCTATCCGCACCAGCGCTGGCAGTTCACCGGCGTCAGGCTCGCCAAGGACCTCTGA
- a CDS encoding cob(I)yrinic acid a,c-diamide adenosyltransferase, protein MVKLNRIYTRTGDAGTSGLVDGSRISKSAPLMAAIGDVDEANSVLGVVVVQMVAGAQRERLLRIQNEMFDLGADLATPWGGEPGAHDLRVTEGQVERLEAAIDRATDDLDPLTSFVLPGGDPVAAALHVARAVVRRAERSMVAANEAAPLNPAALMYINRLSDLLFVLSRHVNKMATGDVLWVPGASR, encoded by the coding sequence CTGGTAAAGCTCAACCGCATCTATACCCGCACCGGCGATGCCGGGACGTCGGGGCTGGTCGATGGCTCGCGCATCTCGAAGAGCGCGCCGCTGATGGCTGCGATCGGCGATGTCGACGAGGCCAATTCGGTGCTCGGCGTCGTGGTGGTCCAGATGGTAGCCGGGGCGCAGCGCGAGCGGTTGCTGCGCATCCAGAACGAAATGTTCGATTTGGGTGCTGACCTTGCCACGCCTTGGGGCGGCGAGCCCGGCGCGCATGACCTCCGCGTCACCGAAGGCCAGGTCGAGCGGCTCGAGGCAGCGATCGACCGCGCCACTGACGATCTCGATCCGCTGACCAGCTTCGTGCTCCCCGGCGGCGATCCGGTCGCAGCGGCGCTACATGTCGCGCGCGCGGTGGTGCGCCGCGCCGAGCGCAGCATGGTCGCGGCGAACGAGGCCGCGCCGCTTAACCCGGCGGCGTTGATGTACATCAACCGGCTGTCCGACCTGCTGTTTGTTTTGTCGCGGCATGTGAACAAAATGGCGACGGGCGACGTTTTGTGGGTTCCCGGAGCGTCACGCTAG
- a CDS encoding twin transmembrane helix small protein, giving the protein MNTFLVILLVAAMLATVVALVRGIVIFLKTTEAELKGEGVSAPALRSNKMMQARIFFQAIAILIVVAILFVGGRT; this is encoded by the coding sequence ATGAACACCTTCCTCGTCATCCTGCTCGTCGCTGCGATGCTCGCCACCGTCGTGGCGTTGGTTCGCGGCATCGTCATCTTCCTGAAGACGACCGAAGCCGAGCTCAAAGGCGAGGGGGTCAGCGCGCCGGCGCTGCGATCGAACAAGATGATGCAGGCGCGCATCTTCTTTCAGGCGATCGCGATCCTGATCGTCGTCGCGATCCTGTTCGTCGGCGGCCGGACCTGA
- the gluQRS gene encoding tRNA glutamyl-Q(34) synthetase GluQRS — MEPMIVSRFAPSPTGRLHAGHAVSAITAHDFARARGGRFLLRIEDIDGTRSRPEHVAGILDDLAWLGLTRDGPVVYQSARLARYQQSLDRLRARGLLYPCFCTRADIAASGSAPHGPGGAVYPGTCRTLSPETRAARVGQPHAWRIDMAAAVAITGALEWHDDSEGTVRADPLAQGDVVLARKDAPASYHLAVTIDDAAQGVTDVVRGADLFAATDIHRLLQALLDLPTPRYHHHPLLLGADGERLAKRSGAPSLAAMRAEGIDGAAFATALRTGQPWVGFSSPKA; from the coding sequence ATGGAGCCGATGATCGTTTCGCGTTTCGCACCGAGCCCCACCGGCCGGCTGCACGCCGGGCATGCGGTATCGGCGATCACCGCGCATGATTTCGCGCGCGCGCGCGGCGGCCGCTTCTTGCTGCGGATCGAGGATATCGACGGTACGCGCAGCCGGCCCGAGCATGTCGCCGGAATCCTCGATGACCTGGCATGGCTCGGGCTGACCCGGGACGGACCGGTGGTGTATCAATCGGCGCGGCTGGCGCGGTATCAGCAGTCACTCGACCGATTGCGCGCGCGCGGGCTGCTCTACCCGTGTTTCTGCACCCGCGCCGATATTGCCGCGAGTGGTTCGGCGCCGCACGGGCCGGGCGGCGCGGTGTATCCGGGAACGTGCCGGACGCTGTCGCCCGAGACACGCGCGGCGCGGGTGGGGCAGCCGCACGCCTGGCGGATCGACATGGCGGCGGCGGTGGCGATCACCGGCGCGCTCGAATGGCACGACGATAGCGAGGGCACCGTCCGCGCCGATCCGCTGGCGCAGGGCGATGTCGTCCTCGCGCGCAAGGATGCCCCCGCCAGCTATCATTTGGCGGTGACGATCGACGATGCCGCGCAAGGCGTGACCGACGTCGTCCGCGGGGCGGACCTGTTCGCTGCGACCGACATCCACCGGCTGCTCCAGGCGCTGCTCGATCTGCCCACCCCGCGCTACCATCACCACCCGCTGCTGCTGGGGGCCGATGGCGAGCGGCTCGCCAAACGCAGCGGCGCGCCGAGCCTGGCGGCGATGCGCGCCGAGGGGATCGACGGGGCCGCCTTCGCTACCGCCCTAAGGACAGGGCAGCCATGGGTTGGATTTTCGAGTCCGAAGGCCTAA
- a CDS encoding HNH endonuclease, translating to MYHPDLIRHPDGCPALVLNADFTPLSYYPLSVWPWQTAIKAVFLDRVNIVSNYEREIRSPSARIKLPSVIALKQYVRPSAFPAFTRFNLFLRDKFTCQYCGSLGDLTFDHVVPRAQGGRTTWENVCTACAPCNLKKGGRTPKQAHMPLHVTPIRPTSWQLQEHGRRFPPNYLHATWHDWLYWDVELDA from the coding sequence ATGTACCATCCCGATCTGATCCGGCACCCCGATGGTTGTCCCGCGCTGGTGCTCAACGCCGACTTTACCCCGCTCAGCTATTATCCGCTGAGCGTCTGGCCATGGCAGACCGCGATCAAGGCGGTGTTCCTCGATCGGGTGAACATCGTTTCCAATTACGAGCGCGAAATCCGCAGCCCAAGCGCACGGATCAAATTGCCCTCGGTGATCGCGCTCAAGCAATATGTCCGCCCGTCGGCGTTTCCCGCGTTCACGCGGTTCAACCTGTTCCTGCGCGACAAGTTCACCTGCCAATATTGCGGGTCGCTGGGTGACCTGACCTTCGATCACGTCGTCCCGCGCGCGCAAGGCGGGCGGACGACGTGGGAGAATGTCTGCACCGCCTGCGCGCCTTGCAACCTCAAGAAGGGCGGGCGCACCCCGAAGCAGGCGCATATGCCGCTGCACGTCACGCCGATCCGCCCGACGAGCTGGCAGTTGCAGGAACATGGCCGGCGCTTTCCGCCCAATTACCTGCACGCGACCTGGCATGACTGGCTCTATTGGGATGTCGAACTCGACGCGTAA
- a CDS encoding S9 family peptidase, with protein sequence MKYPSFARAASLAALSAALLAPFQISAQNAPAPAAGQLIPRELIFGNPSRSGAQVSPDGKHVSWLAPVDGVMNLWVAPIATPTQGKAITADKSRGITQYFWAPDGSHVMYIQDAGGNENFHVFAVAAAGGAPRDLTPVDGKVRAAVQGVSSLRPDVVLVGLNDRNPQFFDLYEVDYKAGTRKLVLQNPGYGSILTDNQFKPRFGMKQVPGGGSSVERLEADGSWKPVFQIANEDAFTTNPVGFNKDGSAFYWVDSRGRDKAALMRMDPATLKSTMIAQSDRADIQGIVADPKTFEPIAYSVNYLKNDWTGLTAEAKADLAFLKGKLPGEIAITSITDDGRLATVAAFAAEAPGTSYLYDRQAKTLTKLFDVRPELANYRLQPMQPVEIPTGDGKTLVSYLTLPAGADTNDDGKADKPVPMVLFVHGGPWARDGYGYNGTHQWLANRGYAVLSVNYRGSTGFGKGFVNAAIGEWSGKMHQDLLDSVDWAVKQGVAIPDKVAIMGGSYGGYATLVGVTFTPETFACGVDIVGPSNLKTLMESFPPYWRPMLEGTFYKHIGDPTKPDDVKRMMAQSPISRVDAIKVPLLIGQGQNDPRVVKAESDQIVEAMRAKNLPATYVNYPDEGHGFQRPPNRLSFNAVAEGFLGQCLGGKAEPIGDDFTGSTLQVLEGAQHVPGLAEALPKAAPAGGQ encoded by the coding sequence ATGAAATATCCGTCGTTCGCGCGTGCCGCATCGCTGGCAGCGCTTAGTGCCGCGTTGCTCGCACCATTCCAGATTTCGGCGCAGAACGCTCCGGCGCCCGCCGCCGGCCAGCTGATCCCGCGCGAGCTGATCTTTGGCAATCCCAGCCGTTCGGGCGCGCAGGTGAGCCCCGACGGCAAGCATGTCTCGTGGCTCGCGCCGGTCGACGGCGTGATGAACCTGTGGGTCGCGCCGATCGCGACGCCAACCCAAGGGAAAGCGATCACCGCCGACAAGAGCCGCGGCATCACCCAATATTTCTGGGCGCCCGATGGCAGCCATGTGATGTACATCCAGGACGCGGGCGGGAACGAGAATTTCCACGTCTTCGCAGTCGCCGCAGCAGGCGGCGCGCCGCGCGACCTGACCCCGGTTGACGGCAAGGTCCGCGCCGCGGTGCAGGGGGTGAGCAGCCTTCGCCCCGATGTCGTGCTGGTCGGCCTCAACGATCGCAACCCGCAATTCTTCGATCTGTACGAGGTCGACTACAAGGCGGGCACGCGCAAGCTGGTGCTGCAGAATCCGGGCTATGGCTCGATCCTGACCGACAACCAGTTCAAGCCGCGCTTCGGGATGAAGCAGGTGCCCGGCGGCGGATCGAGCGTCGAACGCCTCGAGGCCGATGGCAGCTGGAAGCCGGTGTTCCAGATCGCCAACGAAGACGCCTTCACCACCAACCCGGTGGGCTTCAACAAGGACGGCAGCGCCTTTTACTGGGTCGACAGCCGCGGCCGCGACAAGGCGGCGCTGATGCGGATGGACCCCGCGACTCTCAAGTCGACAATGATCGCACAGAGCGACCGCGCCGACATCCAGGGCATCGTCGCCGATCCCAAGACCTTCGAGCCGATCGCCTATTCGGTGAACTATCTCAAGAACGACTGGACCGGGCTGACCGCCGAGGCGAAGGCCGACCTCGCCTTCCTCAAGGGCAAGCTGCCCGGCGAGATCGCGATCACCTCGATCACCGACGATGGCCGCCTGGCGACGGTCGCGGCCTTCGCCGCCGAAGCACCTGGGACGTCGTATTTGTACGATCGCCAGGCGAAGACGCTGACGAAGCTGTTCGACGTCCGCCCCGAGCTGGCGAACTACAGGCTCCAGCCGATGCAGCCGGTCGAAATCCCCACCGGCGACGGCAAGACGCTCGTGAGCTATCTCACGCTGCCCGCAGGGGCCGATACCAATGATGACGGCAAGGCCGACAAGCCGGTGCCAATGGTGCTGTTCGTCCATGGCGGCCCGTGGGCACGCGACGGCTATGGCTATAACGGCACCCACCAATGGCTCGCCAATCGCGGCTATGCGGTGCTGAGCGTCAATTATCGCGGCTCGACCGGCTTCGGGAAGGGCTTCGTCAACGCCGCGATCGGCGAATGGTCGGGCAAGATGCACCAGGATCTGCTCGATTCGGTCGATTGGGCGGTCAAACAGGGCGTCGCGATTCCCGACAAGGTGGCGATCATGGGCGGCTCGTACGGCGGCTATGCGACGCTGGTGGGGGTGACCTTCACGCCTGAGACCTTCGCCTGCGGGGTCGATATCGTCGGCCCGTCGAACCTCAAGACGCTGATGGAGAGCTTTCCGCCTTACTGGCGGCCGATGCTCGAGGGGACCTTCTACAAGCATATCGGCGACCCGACCAAGCCCGACGACGTCAAGCGGATGATGGCGCAATCGCCGATCAGCCGGGTCGATGCGATCAAGGTGCCACTGCTGATCGGGCAAGGGCAGAACGACCCGCGCGTGGTGAAGGCCGAAAGCGACCAGATCGTCGAAGCGATGCGCGCCAAGAACCTGCCGGCGACGTATGTGAACTATCCCGACGAGGGCCATGGGTTCCAGCGCCCACCCAACCGGCTGAGCTTCAACGCGGTGGCCGAGGGGTTCCTGGGCCAGTGCCTTGGCGGCAAGGCCGAGCCGATCGGTGACGATTTCACCGGATCGACGCTGCAGGTGCTCGAAGGCGCGCAACATGTGCCGGGGCTGGCCGAGGCGCTGCCCAAGGCTGCGCCGGCGGGCGGGCAGTAA
- a CDS encoding transglycosylase domain-containing protein, protein MRIDTLDQWRPTPPPGDPFAPASSSPNPAPPAPPPGEPPLPPSWRPSPMRWIARGLAALIVLLVLAIAWLAITAPMSKSLEPPVPPSVTLLSAEGDPIARHGAIIGTRVDATKLPAHVKAAFLAIEDRRFRSHWGVDPRGIARAFVNNVFTSRSSQGGSTITQQLAKNAFLSSDRTLGRKAQELMIAFWLEAWLTKDEILSRYLSNVYFGDNAYGLDAAANHYFSRDPEDLSIGQAAMLAGLVKAPSRLAPSKNLSGARARQALVVAAMADAGFISEAEADDVPPARLKMAKTKRLPTGSYFADWVMPQARDQAGAIGADQTVKTTLETRLQRAAERAVRNAGLREAQVAIVSMRPDGRIVAMVGGKDYAKSPFNRATQARRQPGSTFKLFVYLAALRAGMEPADMVEDRPVTIGEWSPKNSDGRYLGDISLARAFARSSNVAAARLTQQLGPKAVIKAARDLGISTPIPNEATIALGTSSVSLIELTAAYAAIAAGEAPVRARGLSQVAEGSWLERLGIDTRQIPSGQLEDMRSLLAGSIAQGTGRQARLSVEAFGKTGTTQDNRDALFIGYADGIVTGVWVGNDDNTPNAGLSGGGVPARIWRDYMMRATGASAGGRPPEAIEVVEEAANVAEMLGNELGVEVPPIDLQGEFEGLGLNLRVGPDGEIEMGPRERRREEEPPVEEEAF, encoded by the coding sequence ATGCGTATCGACACTCTCGACCAATGGCGACCGACGCCCCCGCCCGGTGACCCGTTCGCCCCCGCTTCGTCGTCGCCCAACCCAGCGCCCCCCGCCCCGCCGCCGGGCGAACCCCCGTTGCCGCCATCATGGCGGCCGAGCCCGATGCGCTGGATCGCGCGCGGGCTCGCGGCGCTGATCGTGCTGCTGGTGCTCGCGATCGCGTGGCTGGCGATCACCGCGCCGATGTCGAAATCGCTCGAACCGCCGGTGCCGCCGTCGGTCACCTTGCTGTCGGCCGAGGGCGACCCGATCGCGCGCCACGGCGCGATTATCGGCACGCGCGTCGACGCGACCAAACTGCCCGCGCACGTCAAGGCGGCGTTCCTGGCGATCGAGGACAGGCGCTTCCGCAGCCATTGGGGAGTCGATCCGCGCGGCATTGCGCGCGCCTTCGTCAACAACGTCTTTACCAGCCGCTCGTCGCAGGGTGGCAGCACGATCACCCAGCAATTGGCGAAGAACGCCTTTCTCTCGTCCGACCGAACCTTGGGCCGCAAGGCGCAGGAGCTGATGATCGCCTTCTGGCTCGAAGCCTGGCTGACCAAGGACGAAATCCTCTCGCGCTATCTGTCGAACGTCTATTTCGGCGACAATGCCTATGGCCTCGACGCCGCCGCCAACCATTATTTCAGCCGCGACCCCGAGGATCTCAGCATCGGCCAGGCGGCGATGCTCGCGGGACTGGTCAAGGCGCCGTCGCGGCTCGCGCCATCGAAGAACCTGTCGGGTGCGCGCGCACGCCAGGCCTTGGTGGTGGCGGCGATGGCCGATGCGGGCTTCATTAGCGAGGCCGAGGCCGATGACGTGCCGCCCGCGCGGCTGAAGATGGCCAAGACCAAGCGGCTGCCGACCGGTTCCTATTTCGCCGATTGGGTAATGCCGCAGGCGCGAGACCAGGCGGGCGCGATCGGCGCCGACCAGACGGTGAAGACCACGCTCGAGACACGGCTCCAGCGCGCAGCCGAACGCGCGGTGCGCAACGCCGGCTTGCGCGAGGCGCAGGTGGCGATCGTTTCGATGCGCCCCGACGGGCGGATCGTCGCGATGGTCGGCGGCAAGGATTACGCCAAGAGCCCGTTCAACCGCGCGACGCAGGCGCGGCGCCAGCCGGGATCGACCTTCAAGCTGTTCGTCTATCTCGCCGCCTTGCGCGCCGGGATGGAGCCCGCCGACATGGTCGAGGACCGCCCGGTGACGATCGGCGAATGGAGCCCCAAAAATTCGGACGGGCGCTATCTCGGCGATATCAGCCTGGCGCGGGCATTTGCGCGATCGAGCAACGTCGCCGCCGCGCGGCTGACCCAGCAATTGGGACCCAAGGCGGTGATCAAGGCGGCGCGCGACCTCGGCATCTCGACGCCGATCCCCAACGAGGCGACGATCGCGCTCGGCACCTCGTCGGTCTCGCTGATCGAGCTGACCGCCGCCTATGCCGCAATCGCCGCGGGCGAAGCCCCGGTGCGCGCGCGCGGGCTGTCGCAGGTCGCCGAGGGGAGCTGGCTCGAACGGCTGGGGATCGACACGCGGCAGATTCCTTCGGGGCAGCTCGAAGACATGCGCAGCCTGCTCGCGGGGTCGATCGCGCAAGGTACCGGGCGGCAGGCGCGGCTGTCGGTCGAGGCGTTCGGCAAGACCGGAACGACGCAGGACAATCGCGACGCGCTGTTCATCGGCTATGCCGACGGCATCGTCACCGGGGTGTGGGTCGGCAATGACGACAACACCCCCAATGCCGGGCTGTCGGGCGGCGGCGTGCCCGCGCGGATCTGGCGCGACTATATGATGCGCGCGACCGGCGCGAGCGCGGGCGGCCGCCCGCCCGAGGCGATCGAAGTCGTCGAGGAAGCCGCGAACGTCGCCGAGATGCTCGGCAACGAATTGGGAGTCGAGGTGCCGCCGATCGACCTGCAGGGCGAGTTCGAAGGGCTCGGGCTGAACCTGCGCGTCGGCCCCGATGGCGAGATCGAAATGGGGCCGCGCGAACGCCGCCGCGAGGAAGAGCCGCCGGTAGAAGAGGAAGCGTTCTGA
- a CDS encoding threonine aldolase family protein: MRFFSDNAAPVCQPVLDAMLAANTLDTAYDGDRWSKALDGAMSDLFETQVACLWVPTGTAANALALAAMVPPHGATICHAEAHIQVDECGAPEFFTHGAKLLLVEGHGAKLTPAALAETLGGIRDDVHQVQPHAVSITNATEYGRVYTPVEVAAIAEVIRPRRLGLHMDGARFANAVAHLGCSPAEVTWRAGVDALSFGFVKNGGMGAEALVFFKPELAAATRYRRKRAGHFLSKGRFLAAQILAMLEGDVWLDNARAANAGAQLLAQAAGERLVQPVEANEVFLRLTADEAAGLRAQGFDFYDWGVGEARLVTAWDQGAEIVAPLAQAIAAL; this comes from the coding sequence ATGCGCTTTTTCTCGGACAACGCCGCCCCCGTTTGCCAGCCCGTGCTCGACGCGATGCTGGCGGCCAACACGCTCGACACCGCCTATGATGGCGACCGCTGGAGCAAGGCGCTCGACGGCGCGATGTCCGACCTGTTCGAAACGCAGGTCGCGTGCCTGTGGGTGCCCACCGGCACCGCGGCCAACGCGCTCGCGCTCGCGGCAATGGTGCCGCCGCACGGCGCGACGATCTGCCATGCCGAGGCGCATATCCAGGTCGACGAATGCGGCGCGCCCGAATTCTTCACCCACGGCGCCAAATTGCTGCTGGTCGAGGGCCACGGCGCCAAGCTGACCCCCGCGGCGCTTGCCGAAACGCTGGGCGGCATCCGCGACGACGTCCATCAGGTCCAGCCGCACGCGGTGTCGATCACCAACGCCACCGAATATGGCCGCGTCTACACCCCGGTCGAAGTCGCCGCGATCGCCGAGGTGATCCGTCCGCGTCGGCTCGGCCTCCACATGGACGGCGCGCGCTTCGCCAATGCGGTCGCGCATCTGGGCTGCTCGCCCGCCGAGGTCACCTGGCGCGCGGGCGTCGACGCGCTGAGCTTCGGCTTCGTCAAGAATGGCGGCATGGGGGCCGAGGCTTTGGTGTTCTTCAAGCCAGAGCTTGCCGCTGCGACCCGCTATCGCCGCAAGCGCGCAGGCCATTTCCTGTCGAAGGGCCGCTTCCTGGCGGCACAGATCCTGGCGATGCTCGAGGGCGATGTGTGGCTGGACAATGCCCGCGCCGCCAATGCCGGCGCGCAACTGCTGGCGCAGGCGGCGGGCGAGCGGCTGGTCCAGCCGGTCGAAGCGAACGAAGTGTTCCTGCGCCTCACCGCCGACGAAGCCGCCGGGCTTCGCGCGCAGGGGTTCGATTTCTATGACTGGGGCGTGGGCGAGGCGCGGTTGGTCACCGCCTGGGACCAGGGTGCCGAAATCGTCGCCCCGCTCGCGCAAGCGATCGCCGCGCTTTGA
- a CDS encoding DMT family transporter, protein MSEAKPQSTRLTVLIPFALVTLIWGSTWIVIRGQLGEVPPSWSVAYRFLIAGVVILGWAAFRREKLSLDARGWRFAAMLGMMQFVLNFNFVYRAEQHITSGLVAVVFALLLVPNAILGRIFLGQMLGRQLLIGSAVAIGGIAMLFTHEARVDPNNGSEVMIGIVITLCGVLSASVANVMQGTRTAKAYPMATMLAHAMLIGAAIDASFAWITTGPPVFDCSASYIAGVLYLGIVASAVAFTLYFGVLRIIGPAKAAYSGVIVPVIAMALSTAFEGYRWSWLAAIGAALALTGLVIALKARRPNR, encoded by the coding sequence TTGAGCGAAGCCAAGCCGCAATCGACCCGGCTGACGGTCCTGATCCCCTTCGCGCTGGTCACCTTGATCTGGGGATCGACCTGGATCGTCATTCGCGGCCAATTGGGCGAGGTGCCGCCGAGCTGGTCGGTCGCCTATCGCTTCCTGATCGCCGGGGTCGTGATCCTCGGCTGGGCGGCGTTCCGGCGCGAGAAATTGTCGCTCGATGCGCGCGGCTGGCGATTTGCCGCGATGCTAGGGATGATGCAGTTCGTGTTGAACTTCAACTTCGTCTATCGCGCCGAACAGCACATCACCTCGGGACTGGTCGCGGTGGTGTTCGCGCTGCTGCTGGTGCCCAATGCGATCCTGGGGCGCATTTTCCTGGGGCAGATGCTCGGGCGGCAATTACTGATCGGATCGGCGGTCGCGATCGGCGGCATCGCGATGCTGTTCACCCACGAAGCGCGAGTCGACCCCAACAACGGCAGCGAAGTGATGATCGGCATCGTCATCACCTTGTGCGGCGTACTCTCGGCCTCGGTCGCCAACGTGATGCAGGGAACACGCACCGCCAAGGCCTATCCGATGGCGACGATGCTGGCACACGCGATGCTGATCGGCGCGGCGATCGATGCGAGCTTCGCCTGGATCACCACCGGCCCGCCGGTGTTCGACTGTTCGGCGAGCTACATCGCGGGCGTGCTGTACCTCGGTATCGTCGCCTCAGCCGTCGCGTTCACGCTGTATTTCGGGGTGCTGCGGATCATCGGCCCCGCCAAGGCGGCCTATTCGGGGGTGATCGTGCCGGTGATCGCTATGGCGCTGTCGACCGCGTTCGAGGGCTATCGCTGGTCTTGGCTCGCGGCGATCGGTGCGGCGCTGGCGCTGACCGGGCTGGTGATCGCGCTCAAGGCACGCAGGCCGAACCGGTAG